From one Thermodesulfobacteriota bacterium genomic stretch:
- a CDS encoding MFS transporter permease encodes MKKQPKEIVISSDKAVFWLDSNGRWHNKHGEFEHKKIIDFFHSSIRKDKDGYHVAQATDSYTEKVYFKYEDTALFVFNIFTKEDIYLLLNTKKQIRLNPEELFIKKDRLYAKDGEELVKFTEQSMIKISKFMENDNDVYFIKINDKRYHIPVIR; translated from the coding sequence ATGAAAAAACAGCCTAAAGAAATTGTGATTTCCAGCGATAAGGCTGTATTCTGGCTTGACTCAAATGGCCGCTGGCACAATAAACATGGAGAGTTTGAGCACAAAAAAATAATCGATTTCTTTCATTCGTCAATCAGAAAAGATAAAGACGGCTACCATGTTGCCCAGGCTACGGACAGTTATACTGAGAAGGTTTATTTCAAATATGAAGACACCGCTTTATTCGTGTTTAATATTTTCACCAAAGAAGATATTTACCTTTTATTGAACACCAAAAAACAAATCAGACTGAACCCTGAAGAGCTTTTTATAAAAAAAGACCGTTTATATGCCAAGGATGGAGAAGAGCTGGTAAAATTTACCGAACAAAGCATGATAAAGATATCAAAGTTCATGGAAAATGATAATGATGTTTACTTCATCAAGATAAATGATAAAAGATATCACATACCGGTAATACGATA